GGGCAGGCGCCATTGCCTTTTGGTTCGCCGTCGTTTCGGCGCTGGCCGGGGCTGCCACACTGCCGTTGGGCTGGGTGCAGCCGGATGGCTTGCAACTTGCCCTGCTTTTGGGGGCAGGGCTTGCGGGCGGGGTTGCTCATATCCTTATGACCCTGTCTTTCCGCCATGCCGAGGCCGCAGCACTCGCGCCTTTCGAGTATCTCTCGGTCCTCTGGGCCGTGGTTCTTGGGGTGATGATCTTCGCAGAATTGCCGGGCTGGTCATTCGTGATGGCCGCCCCGCTGATCCTGGGCGGCGCATTCGTTGCGTCACCCGTCGGGAAAAAGCGAAAGCCAAGATCGTCGCACAATCACTGATGCTTGGGCGGGCCGGTCTGCGGGAATGGTGTAAGCGTCTGGGCAATGCGGCCTGACCGCGAAAGACCAAGCGACCGACTGGGCGGACTGGGCCAGCATCGGGCCGTGCGAGGCCGGTGCTTGTGGGCAGCTTTCGCTGAAAGATGCCTGCGCGGTTCAGGAACCTTTGTGCGTGACAGCCGCGATGGACGTTGGAACCTGCCGCAGATCGGCGCGCAGCCGGGTGGGCAGATCCCCGCCAAGCGCGCTGTCCAACGCGGCATGTGTCGCGCGCCATGTCGACAGCGCCTCGTCCAGCCGGGCCACGCCATCGGCCGTGATCTGGACCAGACGACTACGGCGGTCGGCCTGATCCGCCATAACACGCACAAGGCCGCGACGCTCCAGCGGCTTTAGCGCCGCCGTCAGCGATGTCCGGTCCATGGCAAGGAATTGCGCCAAGGTGCCGATTGACGGTGGGTCTGGCCGGTTCAGCGCCATCAACAAAGAGAATTGCCCGTTATTCAGGCCGTGCGGGCGCAAGGCCGTGTCAAACAGCCGCGCCAGCGCGCGGGCCGCGCGCTGCGTGTGCAGGCACAGGCAGGTGGTGGCCACATGCATGACAATGTCGCGGTCTAGTGTCTTTGGGGTGGACTCTGGCATGATATGTTGATATCAACTATATTCAGATCGCGCAATGCGGCGAGATATCGCAAGGCAGGTTCGGCGGTTAGTCCCGTGCCCTTTCGGACGGCAAAGAATGGAAAGACGGCTATGTTAACTCCGCAATTCTACCTGTTTTTCAAGGGCGACTGCCTGCAAGCCATGACGCATTATGCCCAAACCCTCGGCGGCACCATAGAGGGGGTTTTCCTGAACAAGGACGCGGCATCGCCCGAAGAACGGATGCCGGGGGGCGACGATCTGGTGATGAACCTTGCATTGCGCCTTGGCGACACGCTGATGATGGCCTCGGACAATTCGGATGAGATGTATGAGCGCCCACAGGGCTTCCGCATCCAGCTAGAGACACCATCGGCCGCCGAATTCGACCGGGTTTATGCCGCGCTGTCCGAAAACGCGCGCGAGATTCCCATGCCGCCCGGTGAAACCTTCTGGGCCGAACGCTTCGCCATGTTCACTGACAGGTTCGGCACGCCTTGGATGCTGAACTTCACCGGGGCCAGATTGCCGGATGCGGTGACATAGCCAGCAAAGCCAAGCAGGAGACGTGACATGCACGATCTGGTTGTGACAACATGGGACTGGGTTCCAGACGGTCCGCGTGGCTTTGTGCGCGACCTGCGCCTGTGCTGGGCCTTGGAAGAGGCAGGATTGCCCTATCGCGTCGCAACCGTGCCGTTTGATCGGCGTGATCCGTCCCACTATGCCTACCAGCCTTTTGGGCAGGTGCCTTGGCTGACCGATGGCGATGTGTCGATCTTCGAAAGCGGTGCCGGGCTGCTGCATATCTCTCGTAAAAGCGAGACTTTGATGCCGAATGACCCGGCGGGCGCGGCTGAAACGCTGCAATGGGTTTTTGCCGCGCTCAATTCGATCGAAATGGTATCGGTGCCATGGTGGTTTTTGGAAATCACCGGGGCAAAGGAAAATGGTTTGACCGGCTGGTTGCAGGGCCGCCTGACCCATCTGGAAACCGTTCTGGAAAATCGCGACTGGCTTGCCGCTGGCCGATTCACGGTTGCGGATCTGCTGATGGCCGATGTTCTGCGGGTTGAGAAGATTCGGGCTTTCGGCACTCGACCAGCGACAGAATCCTACATTGAACGGGTCACATCACGCCCGGCCTTTCGCAAGGCACATGCCGATCAATTGGCGCATTTCGCCGCTGCCGATGCGCAGCGGGCGACATTTTCCTGAAGGAACGGACGCGCGATGATGGCAGATATGGCTTGCGCACCGCGGGTAACTTCGAAGGACACACGGACCAAGTTGCGCGCAGGGCCACTGCCAGAAGAAACGGCGCCCGCCCGTGTGCAGAACCGCGCCACCGCCGGACGGGAACAGGCCGCGATGATGCAGATGGGTAAGTTCGAAATAGCGGCGCTTGACGCTGCTTTTAACGCAAGCTGAAGGATGACAACATGACCTATGTCGATGGTTTGGTGGCCGCCGTGCCAACTGCCAATAAAGCAGCCTACATAACCCATGCGCAGAACGCCGCCGCGCTGTTCAAGGAATATGGGGCGCTGAGCGTTGTTGAATGTTGGGGCGATGATGTGCCCGAAGGCAAGGTAAATTCGCTTCATACCGCCGTGTTGCGCAAAGAGGACGAGACGGTCGTGTTTTCTTGGGTCACATGGCCGGACAAGGCCACGCGTGACGCAGGCTGGCAACAGTTGATGACTGATCCACGGATGCAGCCAGCCGCAAACCCCATGCCCTTCGATGGCAGCAGGCTGATCTATGGCGGCTTCGAGATGATCGTGGGCCCATGACGGGCCGCGACCGCATCAATGCCATCTGCAAGACATTTCCCGGCGCGGAATGGTCCGATCCGTGGGGCGGCGGCCATGACGCGTGGAAGGTCGGCGGCAAGATGTTTGCCTGCATGGGCGCTGTCATGCCGGGCGTGTCGGTCAAAACCGACAGCATAGAAACCGCCGAGATGCTTATAGAGATGGGTATGGGCGTGAAAGCCCCCTATTTTCACCGGTCATGGATAAATCTGCCATTCGACGCACCAGAGGATGACCTCAGGCACCGCCTGACA
This genomic window from Roseibaca calidilacus contains:
- a CDS encoding MarR family winged helix-turn-helix transcriptional regulator yields the protein MPESTPKTLDRDIVMHVATTCLCLHTQRAARALARLFDTALRPHGLNNGQFSLLMALNRPDPPSIGTLAQFLAMDRTSLTAALKPLERRGLVRVMADQADRRSRLVQITADGVARLDEALSTWRATHAALDSALGGDLPTRLRADLRQVPTSIAAVTHKGS
- a CDS encoding VOC family protein, which translates into the protein MLTPQFYLFFKGDCLQAMTHYAQTLGGTIEGVFLNKDAASPEERMPGGDDLVMNLALRLGDTLMMASDNSDEMYERPQGFRIQLETPSAAEFDRVYAALSENAREIPMPPGETFWAERFAMFTDRFGTPWMLNFTGARLPDAVT
- a CDS encoding glutathione S-transferase family protein; protein product: MHDLVVTTWDWVPDGPRGFVRDLRLCWALEEAGLPYRVATVPFDRRDPSHYAYQPFGQVPWLTDGDVSIFESGAGLLHISRKSETLMPNDPAGAAETLQWVFAALNSIEMVSVPWWFLEITGAKENGLTGWLQGRLTHLETVLENRDWLAAGRFTVADLLMADVLRVEKIRAFGTRPATESYIERVTSRPAFRKAHADQLAHFAAADAQRATFS
- a CDS encoding DUF1428 domain-containing protein; the encoded protein is MTYVDGLVAAVPTANKAAYITHAQNAAALFKEYGALSVVECWGDDVPEGKVNSLHTAVLRKEDETVVFSWVTWPDKATRDAGWQQLMTDPRMQPAANPMPFDGSRLIYGGFEMIVGP
- a CDS encoding MmcQ/YjbR family DNA-binding protein translates to MTGRDRINAICKTFPGAEWSDPWGGGHDAWKVGGKMFACMGAVMPGVSVKTDSIETAEMLIEMGMGVKAPYFHRSWINLPFDAPEDDLRHRLTSSYRLVRATLPKKLQATLAPFE